In a genomic window of Wyeomyia smithii strain HCP4-BCI-WySm-NY-G18 chromosome 1, ASM2978416v1, whole genome shotgun sequence:
- the LOC129725557 gene encoding caspase-7-like, whose amino-acid sequence MDFDDHHVKDISDAAGFAESSSGSVSESESIPRPIPVRKGSSYLDTPLNLNSKQYSLNGSQRGKVLIFNQVEFIDHEKYEERDGTKRDVERLYSTLPRLGFRQEDIIVYEDYSASNIERVAEKLENDKDLIESDCLMVVILTHGEEDDLLMAHDGSYHLYKFLDHFTPSALNSMAGKPKIFIIQACRGGKLDRGVQLRRKLLVTDSVQDRVDSQSEIFTYPDFADFLIVMSSHHGHKSFRNEKGSWLIQELCNVIESCDLKSSSIIDILIETNNAVSKRISNADGIHDKKKQISSFYTTFTKQLYFTPSGNR is encoded by the exons ATGGATTTTGATGATCACCACGTAAAAGACATTTCGGATGCGGCCGGATTCGCCGAAAGTTCTTCCGGTAGTGTGTCGGAGTCGGAGTCTATCCCTCGACCAATCCCAGTACGAAAAGGGTCCAGCTATCTCGATACGCCTTTGAATCTAAACTCGAAGCAATACTCTCTGAATGGATCTCAACGTGGGAAGGTTCTGATTTTCAACCAAGTGGAATTCATAGATCATGAAAAGTACGAGGAGAGAGATGGTACCAAACGTGATGTCGAAAGACTTTATAGCACATTACCTAGGTTAGGTTTCCGGCAAGAAGATATCATTGTGTATGAAGATTACAGTGCTAGTAATATCGAACGCGTTGCAGAAAAAC TCGAGAATGATAAGGATTTAATCGAATCGGATTGCTTAATGGTGGTAATTCTAACACACGGTGAAGAAGACGACTTATTGATGGCACATGATGGCAGCTACCACCTGTACAAGTTTCTCGACCATTTTACGCCCTCTGCGCTGAACTCCATGGCAGGAAAACCAAAAATATTCATCATTCAGGCCTGTCGGGGTGGCAAACTGGATAGAGGTGTGCAGCTGCGAAGAAAGTTGCTTGTGACCGACAGTGTCCAGGATCGGGTTGATTCACAGTCGGAAATATTTACCTATCCCGATTTTGCCGATTTCCTAATTGTGATGAGCTCCCATCATG GTCACAAATCCTTCCGCAATGAGAAGGGCAGCTGGCTCATCCAGGAGCTGTGCAACGTTATCGAAAGCTGTGATTTGAAGTCTTCCTCCATTATTGATATTTTGATCGAGACAAACAATGCCGTCTCGAAGAGGATCTCCAATGCCGACGGCATTCATGACAAGAAGAAGCAAATTTCCAGCTTCTACACGACATTTACCAAGCAGCTGTACTTTACGCCATCGGGTAATCGCTAG